The Epinephelus fuscoguttatus linkage group LG7, E.fuscoguttatus.final_Chr_v1 DNA window TGAAGACACGTTGTGATGATTGACAGATAAAAACAGGATTATTGTGATTTTGATCTCAACCCTTAAACACAGTTGGGAAGCTTTTCTACAAGGTGTGCAAAGTATTAATGTTTCATAGCATTTCTATGTATGTTTATAGTTCTATTAGTACCACATCTTTCTCTTAGGGTGATCTTAAATGAGGTGTTACACTCAACTAGTTTGGTTTACTTTGAATATCTTTGAAAAGGCGTACTTAAGACACGTTACAGAAGGTTTGTTTGGTAGTTTGAGCATATGGAATAATCTAACTAGTCTTCAAAACAGCTACTTTTGAGTAGTCTGCAACCCAAGTCATCTCGCTTGTGCTTTTAAGTAGCAGTACTTCTACTTTTCAAACTGCAGCCTACTTCAAAAGAACCCAAGGCGTCTCACACTTATAGCAGAAAACAGCGGATTGAAAGCAACTGAGAATCCTCCCTTtgcattaaaatacaaaacaatgtaTAAAAATAGTAACAGTTTCATGGCATATAGACAAAAGAATACAACAAGACAAGCACTAGTAAAAATACAACGGTTAAAGCAGTTCATCCTGTCGGATCAGATGTTCTCTCCTCTTCATCgctgctgctggaggaagaCGGCGGCACGTCCTCGCCCATCCTCTTTAGCTTGGCTTTGTAGTACGCCTTCTTCATCCTGAAGGCCTTCTCCTTCTGCCGGGCcgctctcctcttctccttcacCAGCTCCTGCTCCCACGCCAGCACCTTCATCCTGTTCTCCCATTCCAGGAtcttcatctgctgctgctgctccagagCTTCTGTTTTCTGCTGGTTTTCCAGTCTCGACAGATCCACCGAGTCGTGGGTTTCCTCCGCCTCGCCAGTCAAGTGGAGGCGCTGGCTGATGAGCTGGGAGGTGCCTGCGAGGTCAGAGTTCAAAATGGTCACCTGAACAAAGATCCCATGAAGCTACAGTAATCACTCAGTGCTGTTCAGAGTCTCAATTGAGGTGAGTACTGGAATATCACATGCAGACATGTTCATTTAAAGGTCACCAATATCTGCCAACACTGTAGCAGCTTGCAGAGCTTAATCTGTGGGTACCTGGTGGTGAGAAGTAGGCAGAATGAAATTTCACATCCTGCAGCTCTGCATTGTGAGAGGTGGagtttgaagtggggctgtggTGCAGATCGGACCAGTCGCTGCCCGATACTCTGTCCAAGGCGTCACGCTGGAGGCAGATGGCCACTTGCTCCTTGTTGTCCTCAGCCTGAGACGCAGAgaacaaagtgtgttttaagTGCTTACTTCACGCTGGTGAAACATCTGTCACTTTAAGTGTGAATGTTAGTTTATGTGCACTGATATAAGCTGTTCCAGGTTTATGTTAATACTGTTTGGCTTAAATTCAGCTGATATAAAACTTTGCCTCTACAGTAAATGTAAACCAACACCATCACTTTAACATAGT harbors:
- the LOC125891134 gene encoding uncharacterized protein LOC125891134, producing the protein MPGKCKFQDSWLSKGIYKDWLVKDVQDIHFARCRACCKSIKLQTMGESALTSHAGGAGHKAAVRKLREGNLMLINAAGQMNGSVSQAEDNKEQVAICLQRDALDRVSGSDWSDLHHSPTSNSTSHNAELQDVKFHSAYFSPPGTSQLISQRLHLTGEAEETHDSVDLSRLENQQKTEALEQQQQMKILEWENRMKVLAWEQELVKEKRRAARQKEKAFRMKKAYYKAKLKRMGEDVPPSSSSSSDEEERTSDPTG